From one Streptomyces sp. ICC1 genomic stretch:
- a CDS encoding C40 family peptidase produces the protein MSLTAHIPSHRKPRRSASKLAVRAGVAGGVLSTLAMAGTASATPSAEPVHETTLEMPVLNLDLAAEVSSSVTKAAENTRAAAVEGELNALEETARTGAAAEAKQAKADAQQKADTEQKAKEDADRKAESERANRSTARASLQTKPSSSEGSSAQGTGTVTAPATGSAAAIVNFARAQVGKAYVMGGTGPSSFDCSGLVQAAYRQAGISLPRMSQAQSSAGTSVSLNALQPGDILYWGSKGSAYHVAVYVGGGKFVGAQNSSTGIVERSLSYDKPTGAVRVL, from the coding sequence ATGTCCCTTACCGCTCACATACCCAGCCACCGGAAGCCCCGCCGCAGCGCCTCGAAGCTCGCGGTCCGCGCCGGAGTTGCCGGTGGCGTCCTCAGCACCCTGGCCATGGCCGGCACGGCGAGCGCCACCCCCTCCGCCGAGCCCGTGCACGAGACCACTCTCGAAATGCCGGTCCTCAACCTGGACCTGGCCGCCGAGGTCTCCTCGTCCGTCACCAAGGCCGCCGAGAACACCCGCGCCGCCGCCGTCGAGGGCGAGCTCAACGCCCTGGAGGAGACCGCCCGCACCGGCGCCGCCGCCGAGGCCAAGCAGGCCAAGGCCGACGCCCAGCAGAAGGCCGACACCGAGCAGAAGGCGAAGGAGGACGCGGACCGCAAGGCCGAGTCCGAGCGCGCCAACCGCAGCACCGCCCGCGCCTCGCTCCAGACCAAGCCCTCCTCCTCCGAGGGCTCCTCCGCGCAGGGCACGGGCACCGTCACCGCCCCGGCGACCGGTTCCGCCGCCGCCATCGTGAACTTCGCCCGCGCGCAGGTCGGCAAGGCCTACGTCATGGGCGGCACCGGCCCGTCCTCGTTCGACTGCTCGGGCCTCGTCCAGGCCGCGTACCGCCAGGCCGGCATCAGCCTGCCGCGCATGTCGCAGGCGCAGTCCTCGGCCGGCACCTCGGTGTCCCTGAACGCCCTTCAGCCGGGCGACATCCTGTACTGGGGCTCCAAGGGCAGCGCGTACCACGTCGCCGTCTACGTGGGCGGCGGCAAGTTCGTCGGCGCGCAGAACTCCAGCACGGGCATCGTCGAGCGCTCGCTGAGCTACGACAAGCCGACCGGCGCCGTCCGCGTCCTCTGA
- a CDS encoding NADH-quinone oxidoreductase subunit A: protein MNAYAPILVLGALGAGFAIFSVVMATLIGPKRYNRAKLEAYECGIEPTPMPAGGGRFPIKYYLTAMLFIVFDIEVVFLYPWAVTFDSLGIFGLVEMLLFVLTVFVAYAYVWRRGGLEWD, encoded by the coding sequence GTGAATGCGTACGCGCCCATCCTCGTGCTCGGCGCCCTCGGCGCAGGGTTTGCGATCTTCTCCGTGGTCATGGCCACGCTGATCGGCCCAAAACGGTACAACCGGGCAAAACTTGAAGCTTATGAGTGCGGCATCGAGCCCACACCCATGCCGGCCGGCGGCGGCCGCTTCCCCATCAAGTACTACCTGACGGCGATGCTCTTCATCGTCTTCGACATCGAGGTTGTCTTCCTCTACCCCTGGGCGGTCACCTTCGACTCGCTGGGGATCTTCGGGCTCGTCGAGATGCTCCTCTTCGTGCTCACCGTCTTCGTCGCCTACGCCTACGTGTGGCGCCGCGGCGGCCTGGAATGGGACTGA
- a CDS encoding NADH-quinone oxidoreductase subunit B → MGLEEKLPSGFLLTTVEQAAGWVRKSSVFPATFGLACCAIEMMTTGAGRYDLARFGMEVFRGSPRQADLMIVAGRVSQKMAPVLRQVYDQMPAPKWVISMGVCASSGGMFNNYAIVQGVDHIVPVDIYLPGCPPRPEMLIDAILKLHQKIQGSKLGVNREEAAREAEEAALKALPMIEMKGLLR, encoded by the coding sequence ATGGGACTGGAAGAGAAGCTGCCGAGCGGCTTTCTGCTGACCACCGTCGAACAGGCCGCGGGATGGGTGCGCAAGTCATCCGTCTTCCCCGCGACCTTCGGCCTGGCCTGCTGCGCGATCGAGATGATGACCACCGGAGCGGGCCGGTACGACCTGGCCCGCTTCGGCATGGAGGTCTTCCGCGGATCCCCGCGGCAGGCCGACCTGATGATCGTGGCGGGCCGGGTCAGCCAGAAGATGGCGCCGGTGCTGCGGCAGGTGTATGACCAGATGCCCGCTCCCAAGTGGGTCATCTCCATGGGTGTCTGCGCCTCTTCGGGCGGGATGTTCAACAACTACGCGATCGTCCAGGGCGTCGACCACATCGTCCCGGTGGACATCTATCTGCCCGGCTGCCCGCCCCGCCCCGAGATGCTGATCGACGCGATCCTCAAGCTCCACCAGAAGATCCAGGGATCCAAGCTCGGCGTGAACCGGGAAGAGGCCGCCCGCGAGGCGGAGGAGGCGGCCCTCAAGGCGCTCCCCATGATCGAGATGAAGGGGCTCCTGCGGTGA
- a CDS encoding NADH-quinone oxidoreductase subunit C, with protein sequence MENGPHAGDGTNVPAPRGTAGPEVIGVRKGMFGAESGGDTSGYGGLVRTVALPGASARPYGSYFDEVVDELEGALEEQDLVPDNAIEKVVVDRAELTLHIAREHLLLVARTLRDDPALRFELCTGVSGVHFPGDKGRELHAVYHLRSLTHGRILRLEVSAPDADPHVPSIVSVYPTNDWHERETYDFFGLVFDGHPALTRIMMPDDWQGFPQRKDYPLGGIAIEYKGAQIPAPDQRRSYS encoded by the coding sequence GTGGAGAACGGCCCCCATGCGGGCGACGGCACCAACGTGCCCGCCCCCCGCGGCACCGCCGGCCCCGAGGTGATCGGAGTCCGCAAGGGCATGTTCGGCGCCGAGAGCGGCGGCGACACCAGCGGCTACGGCGGCCTCGTGCGCACCGTGGCCCTGCCCGGCGCGAGCGCCCGCCCGTACGGCTCGTACTTCGACGAGGTCGTCGACGAGCTCGAAGGGGCGCTGGAGGAGCAGGACCTGGTCCCGGACAACGCGATCGAGAAGGTCGTCGTCGACCGGGCGGAGCTGACCCTCCACATCGCCCGCGAGCACCTCCTCCTCGTGGCGAGGACCCTGCGCGACGACCCGGCCCTGCGCTTCGAGCTCTGCACGGGCGTCAGCGGGGTGCACTTCCCGGGAGACAAGGGCCGCGAGCTGCACGCCGTCTACCACCTGCGCTCGCTCACCCACGGCCGGATCCTGCGCCTGGAGGTGTCCGCCCCGGACGCCGACCCGCACGTGCCCTCGATCGTCTCGGTCTACCCGACCAACGACTGGCACGAGCGCGAGACGTACGACTTCTTCGGGCTGGTCTTCGACGGGCACCCGGCGCTCACCCGGATCATGATGCCGGACGACTGGCAGGGCTTCCCGCAGCGCAAGGACTACCCGCTCGGCGGCATCGCCATCGAGTACAAGGGCGCCCAGATCCCGGCTCCTGACCAGCGGAGGTCGTACAGCTGA
- a CDS encoding NADH-quinone oxidoreductase subunit D: MNTQKESNHASARETTEGTVYTVTGGDWDEIVRSAARADDERIVVNMGPQHPSTHGVLRLILEIDGETVTEARCGIGYLHTGIEKNLEFRNWTQGTTFVTRMDYLTPFFNETAYCLGVEKLLGITDQIPDRATAIRVLLMELNRLSSHLVCIATGGMELGATTIMIYGFRDRELILDVFELITGLRMNHAFVRPGGLAQDLPPGAVDQLREFVKTMKKNLPEYDKLATGNPIFKARMQDVGYLDLTGCMALGATGPVLRSAGLPHDLRKSDPYCGYENYEFDVPTTESCDSYGRFLIRLEEMRQSLRIVEQCLDRLEPGPVMVADKKIAWPAQLAMGPDGLGNSLDHIRNIMGTSMEALIHHFKLVTEGFRVPAGQAYAAVESPKGELGVHVVSDGGTRPYRVHFRDPSFTNLQAMAAMCEGGQIADVIVAVASIDPVMGGVDR, from the coding sequence ATGAACACCCAGAAGGAATCGAACCACGCCTCCGCACGCGAGACCACCGAGGGCACCGTCTACACCGTCACCGGCGGTGACTGGGACGAGATCGTCCGGTCCGCGGCCCGCGCCGACGACGAGCGGATCGTCGTCAACATGGGTCCGCAGCACCCGTCCACCCACGGAGTGCTCCGCCTGATCCTGGAGATCGACGGCGAGACGGTCACCGAGGCCCGCTGCGGCATCGGCTACCTCCACACCGGCATCGAGAAGAACCTCGAATTCCGGAACTGGACGCAGGGCACCACCTTCGTCACGCGCATGGACTACCTGACGCCGTTCTTCAACGAGACGGCGTACTGCCTGGGCGTCGAGAAGCTGCTCGGCATCACCGATCAGATCCCGGACCGCGCCACCGCCATCCGCGTCCTGCTGATGGAGCTCAACCGGCTCTCCTCCCACCTGGTGTGCATCGCCACCGGCGGCATGGAGCTCGGCGCGACCACGATCATGATCTACGGGTTCCGCGACCGCGAGCTGATCCTCGACGTGTTCGAGCTCATCACCGGACTGCGCATGAACCACGCGTTCGTCCGCCCCGGCGGCCTCGCGCAGGACCTGCCCCCGGGCGCGGTCGACCAGCTCCGCGAGTTCGTCAAGACCATGAAGAAGAACCTGCCGGAGTACGACAAGCTCGCCACCGGCAACCCCATCTTCAAGGCACGCATGCAGGACGTCGGATACCTCGACCTCACCGGCTGCATGGCGCTCGGCGCCACCGGCCCGGTCCTGCGCTCCGCCGGCCTGCCGCACGACCTGCGCAAGTCCGACCCGTACTGCGGCTACGAGAACTACGAGTTCGACGTGCCGACCACCGAGTCCTGCGACTCCTACGGGCGCTTCCTGATCCGCCTGGAGGAGATGCGCCAGTCCCTGCGGATCGTCGAGCAGTGCCTGGACCGCCTGGAGCCGGGCCCGGTCATGGTCGCCGACAAGAAGATCGCCTGGCCCGCGCAGCTCGCGATGGGCCCGGACGGCCTCGGCAACTCGCTCGACCACATCAGGAACATCATGGGCACCTCCATGGAGGCCCTCATCCACCACTTCAAGCTGGTGACCGAGGGCTTCCGGGTACCGGCCGGGCAGGCCTACGCGGCCGTCGAGTCCCCCAAGGGCGAACTCGGCGTCCACGTCGTCTCCGACGGCGGCACCCGCCCCTACCGGGTCCACTTCCGCGACCCGTCCTTCACCAACCTGCAGGCCATGGCGGCGATGTGCGAGGGCGGCCAGATCGCCGACGTCATCGTGGCCGTCGCCTCCATCGACCCCGTGATGGGAGGCGTCGACCGATGA
- the nuoE gene encoding NADH-quinone oxidoreductase subunit NuoE, translating into MTANPASQGVSLGMPQLPAPGYPAEVRERLAADAAEVIARYPDSRSALLPLLHLMQSEEGYVSRTGIRFCAEVLGLTTAEVTAVATFYTMYRRKASGDYQVGVCTNTLCAVMGGDAIFEELKEHLGVGNNETTPDGKVTLEHIECNAACDYAPVVMVNWEFFDNQTPESAKDMVDDLLAGRPVEPTRGAPLCTYKETARILAGFPDERAGAVEATGGAGAASLIGLRIARGESPQLGKVVHQRAETTTEEGE; encoded by the coding sequence ATGACAGCCAACCCGGCAAGTCAAGGGGTGAGCCTGGGCATGCCCCAGCTGCCGGCCCCGGGATACCCGGCCGAAGTGCGCGAGCGGCTGGCGGCCGACGCCGCCGAGGTCATCGCGCGCTACCCCGACAGCCGCTCCGCGCTGCTGCCGCTGCTCCACCTCATGCAGTCGGAGGAGGGCTACGTCTCGCGCACCGGCATCCGGTTCTGCGCCGAGGTGCTGGGCCTGACGACCGCCGAGGTCACGGCGGTGGCCACCTTCTACACGATGTACCGGCGCAAGGCCTCCGGCGACTACCAGGTCGGGGTCTGCACGAACACCCTGTGCGCGGTCATGGGCGGCGACGCCATCTTCGAGGAACTCAAGGAGCACCTCGGGGTCGGCAACAACGAGACCACCCCCGACGGCAAGGTCACCCTCGAGCACATCGAGTGCAACGCGGCCTGCGACTACGCCCCCGTGGTGATGGTCAACTGGGAGTTCTTCGACAACCAGACCCCCGAGTCCGCCAAGGACATGGTGGACGACCTGCTGGCCGGCCGCCCGGTCGAGCCGACCCGCGGCGCCCCGCTGTGCACCTACAAGGAGACCGCCCGGATCCTGGCGGGCTTCCCGGACGAGCGCGCGGGCGCGGTCGAGGCGACCGGCGGCGCCGGCGCCGCCTCCCTGATCGGCCTGCGCATCGCGCGCGGAGAATCCCCGCAGCTCGGCAAGGTCGTGCACCAGCGTGCCGAGACCACGACCGAGGAGGGGGAGTGA
- the nuoF gene encoding NADH-quinone oxidoreductase subunit NuoF: protein MTVTAEMHENGTSPEKLLAPVLSAFWDEPNSWTLETYRRHEGYEGLRKALAMTPDDLIAYVKDSGLRGRGGAGFPTGMKWQFIPQGDGKPHYLVVNADESEPGTCKDIPLLFANPHSLIEGMIIACYAIRSEHAFIYLRGEVVPVLRRLHEAVREAYEAGYLGKDILGSGLNLDITVHAGAGAYICGEETALLDSLEGRRGQPRLRPPFPAVEGLYACPTVVNNVESIASVPAILNKGKDWFKSMGTEKSPGFTLYSLSGHVVGPGQYEAPLGITLRQLLDMSGGIRPGHRLKFWTPGGSSTPMFTDEHLDVPLDYEGVGAAGSMLGTKALQCFDETTCVVRAVTRWTEFYAHESCGKCTPCREGTYWLVQLLRDIEAGKGVMSDLDKLNDIADNINGKSFCALGDGAASPIFSSLKYFREEYEQHITGKGCPFDPKKSTLWADGPKKNSEVNA from the coding sequence ATGACGGTGACCGCTGAGATGCACGAGAACGGAACCAGCCCGGAGAAGCTGCTGGCACCCGTGCTGTCGGCGTTCTGGGACGAGCCGAACTCGTGGACGCTGGAGACCTACCGGCGCCACGAGGGCTACGAGGGCCTGCGCAAGGCGCTCGCGATGACCCCGGACGACCTCATCGCCTACGTGAAGGACTCGGGCCTTCGCGGACGCGGCGGCGCCGGCTTCCCCACCGGGATGAAGTGGCAGTTCATCCCGCAGGGCGACGGAAAGCCGCACTACCTCGTCGTGAACGCGGACGAGTCGGAGCCGGGAACCTGCAAGGACATCCCCCTCCTCTTCGCCAACCCGCACTCCCTCATCGAGGGAATGATCATCGCCTGCTACGCGATCCGGTCGGAGCACGCCTTCATCTACCTGCGCGGCGAGGTCGTGCCGGTACTGCGGCGCCTGCACGAGGCGGTGCGCGAGGCGTACGAGGCGGGCTACCTCGGCAAGGACATCCTCGGGAGCGGGCTCAACCTCGACATCACCGTGCACGCGGGAGCGGGCGCATACATCTGCGGCGAGGAAACGGCCCTCCTGGACTCCCTCGAAGGCCGGCGCGGACAGCCCCGGCTGCGTCCCCCCTTCCCTGCCGTCGAGGGGCTCTACGCCTGCCCCACCGTCGTGAACAACGTGGAGTCCATCGCCTCGGTTCCCGCGATCCTGAACAAGGGCAAGGACTGGTTCAAGTCGATGGGGACCGAGAAGTCCCCCGGCTTCACGCTGTACTCGCTCTCGGGACACGTCGTCGGCCCCGGCCAGTACGAGGCCCCCCTCGGCATCACCCTGCGCCAGCTGCTCGACATGAGCGGCGGCATCCGCCCCGGGCACCGGCTGAAGTTCTGGACCCCCGGCGGATCCTCCACCCCCATGTTCACGGACGAGCACCTCGACGTCCCGCTGGACTACGAGGGCGTCGGCGCGGCCGGATCCATGCTCGGCACCAAGGCCCTGCAGTGCTTCGACGAGACGACCTGCGTGGTGCGGGCGGTCACTCGCTGGACCGAGTTCTACGCCCACGAGTCCTGCGGCAAGTGCACCCCCTGCCGCGAAGGCACGTACTGGCTGGTCCAGCTGCTGCGCGACATCGAGGCCGGCAAGGGCGTCATGTCCGACCTCGACAAGCTGAACGACATCGCCGACAACATCAACGGCAAGTCGTTCTGCGCGCTCGGAGACGGCGCCGCCAGCCCCATCTTCTCCTCGCTCAAGTACTTCCGCGAGGAGTACGAGCAGCACATCACGGGCAAGGGCTGCCCCTTCGACCCCAAGAAGTCGACCCTCTGGGCTGACGGTCCCAAGAAGAACTCCGAGGTGAACGCATGA